The genomic DNA CCACGGCGCCGACACAGGACCCTCAACCCGTGCGGCACCGCAGCCCGGAGCTGTCGTCGGCGGCCCGTTCCGGCCGAGAGTTGTGCGGGACCCTCGGGCGCTGGACCACCGACCTCGGAGCTGCCTCGCGCGGTCAGGGCAGTGTGCGCGGTGGGCGGCTCCTTGGTGCATCTCCATTGTGGACTAGACCAATCTGGGTTGTCCAGAGCCGTCCTCCAATTGGTCTGGACAACGTGGGCCGGCCCGTCCGGCGTTACAGTCACGGTGTGCCCTCGTTGAACGAACTCGTCCGCCGCCACACCACCCTCACCGGTGCCGACGTGGAGTGGCTCCACCTCCTGGTGTCGGAGTGGCAGCTGCTCTCCGACCTCTCCTTCGCCGACCTGGTGCTGTGGATCCCCACCTGGGACGGCATCCGGTACGTCTCGGTCGCCCAGATGCGGCCCAACACCGGCCCCACCTCGTACCAGGACGACATGGTCGGCCACCTGGTCCCGCGCGGCCGCCGGCCGCTGCTGGACGCCGCCTACGACGAGGGGCGGATCGTCCGCGAGGGCGACCCGGAGTGGCGCGAGGAGGTGCCGGTCCGGGTCGAGTCCATCCCGGTCCGGCGCGAGGGCAAGGTGCTCGGCGTGATCGCCCGCAACACCAACCTGCTCACCGTCCGCACCCCCAGCCGGCTGGAGCTCACCTACCTGCAGTCCGCCTCCGACCTGGCCCAGATGATCGCCGCCGGCACCTTCCCCTACCCCGGCGCCGAGCAGACCGACATGGACGCGGCCCCCCGGGTCGGCGACGGCCTGATCCGCCTGGACGCCGACGGCGTGGTCACCTACGCCAGCCCCAACGCGCTCTCCGCCTACCACCGGATCGGCCTCACCTCGGACCTGGTGGGCAGTCACCTCGGACGGACCACCGCCGAATTGGTGCCGCCCAGCCGGGCGGCCGTCCACGAGGGCCTGGTCAAGATGGCCTCCGGCTGGGCGCCCCGGCAGACCGAGGTGGAGGCCCAGGGCGGCGTCGTCACCCTGCGCACCATCCCGCTCAAGCCCAAGGGCACCCCCACCGGCTCGCTGGTGCTCTGCCGCGACGTCACCGAACTGCGCCGCCGCGACCGCGAGCTGATGACCAAGGACGCCACCATCCGGGAGATCCACCACCGGGTGAAGAACAACCTGCAGACCGTCGCCGCGCTGCTGCGCCTGCAGTCCCGCCGGATGGACTCCGACTCCGCCCGGGCCGCGCTCGACGAGGCGGTGCGCCGGGTCGGCTCGATCGCCATCGTGCACGAGACCCTGTCGCAGGGCCTGGACGAGGCGGTCGCCTTCGACGAGATCGCCGACCGGGTGCTCGCCATGGTGATGGAGCTCTCCCAGGACGGCCGGGTCGCCACCCGGCGCAGCGGCTCCTTCGGCATCCTCTCCGCCGAGGTGGCCACCCCGCTGGCGATGATCCTCACCGAGCTGCTGCAGAACGCCCTGGAGCACGCCTTCGGTCCGAGCGCGGCCGGCAACCTGGAGGTCAGCGCACTGCGCGGCCGGGCCCCCGCCACCGGCAAGGGCTGGTCGGACAGTTGGAACGGCGGCGCCCGCCCGGAGGAGTACCTGCTGATCACCGTGCAGGACGACGGCAAGGGCATGCCCGAGGACTTCGACCCGCAGAAGGCCGGCAACCTCGGGCTGCAGATCGTCCGCACCCTGGCCACCGGCGAGCTGGGCGGCACCTTCGACATGGTGGCCGCGCCCGACGGCGGCACCAAGGTGGTGCTGGAGATCCCGGTGAAGTAGGGGGAAGAGAAACGAGGCCCTGTCGACCGGGGGGGGTGGGTCGACAGGGCCTCTCAACCCGGTCCGGCCGTCGGGGGGAGTCGGCCGGAACGGGGGCTCTGGGTGGCGCGACGCCCGCCACGTGTGTTGCACACGGTGAGCGCCTCAGGTCCACGATATTGCTCTCAGTGAGCAGTATCAAGTAGCTGGGCGGCTCGCGTCGTCGGAAGGCTCGGCCGGCCATCGCGGCCAAGCCTTTGATCGTGGATCGATCAGTTGCTGCCTGACGGAACGTCAGGCGGTGCGGGCCCGGTTGCGGGCGGCGCGGCGCTTCATCGCACGACGCTCGTCCTCGCTCATGCCGCCCCAGACGCCGGCGTCCTGGCCGGTCTCCAGCGCCCACTGCAGGCACTGCTCCATGACGGGACAGCGGCGGCACACGGCCTTGGCTTCCTCGATCTGCAGCAGAGCGGGGCCGGTGTTCCCGATCGGGAAGAACAGCTCCGGGTCCTCTTCGCGGCAGACAGCGCGGTGGCGCCAGTCCATGGTGGTCCAACTCCTCCGGTCGGCGGGCTGTGGCCCGGCCGACACACTCGATGGCTTGTGAATGTGAACGCTTTCACGAATCCCGCAACAGCAAAAGGGACCTAAGGCCCATCGGGCCCGGGCGGTCTGTGCTGAGTGGGGTTCCGGCTATCAAGGGATCCTGCCGCCGTCCCGCTGCGGCCTGTCCCGATCGCCATGTAGAGGTTCGCAAACCTCGGACGCGGATACAACCCCCTTCGGCAAGAAATTTTTGATTCTTCGGTGTCGCCTACCTCACAGGCCGTACTTCTATGGGGTGAAGGGGCTTGTGCGTTCGAGAAGAAGGGCGGGACCCCCTTCTGGTCACACAATCACACGCAGTGCCCGCCGAACGCCTGTGAAACTGACGCGACTCCTGTCTCCAAGGTGGTCCCCATCGACCTGAAACGGGGCCGGTTCCTGGGAAACCAAGGTGAAGTGCCGGACGTCGTGATAGGAGACGACGTGCTTTCCGGTGGGACCGGAGGGCTTGGCGCCGGCCTGCCCGGGGGTCTGCGCGCGAAGAATCTGACGGACCGTTCGAGCCGTGCCGAACGCGGTCATTCGAGTGATGCCGAAGACGTCCAGATCCGTGTCGAAGGAGGCGGAGGGCGAAGGGAACACCGGGCGGTTGCCGAGGAACGTCCACGGAGAAGTGTTGGAGACTATGGCCAGCACCATGCCCGGCACCGCCCCCTCGCCGGGCGTCTCCAGCGTGATCGGGCCCGACCGGCGGTGTTCACGCTCCGTGACGAAGTGGCGGAGCGCCTGGTTCACGTAGAGCGCGTGCGTCGACCTGCGCCCCGCCTTGCGCTGCTCCTCCACCCGGCCCACCACCCCGGCGTCGAAGCCCAGCCCCGCGGTGAAGGTGAACCAGCGGTCCGGCAGGCCCTCGGTCATCGCCTTGCCCAGGCCGATCGCCCGCTCCCGGCGCCGGTCCAGCGCGTCCAGCAGCACACCGGTGGCCTCCACCGGGTGGTTCGGCAGGCCCAGTGCGCGGGCGAACACGTTGGTCGAGCCCCCCGGCACCACCGCCAGGCGCGGCACCCGGTCGTGCGGGCCGTGCGCCAGCAGGCCGTTCACGACCTCGTTGACGGTCCCGTCGCCGCCCAGGGCCACCACCAGGTCGACCTGGCCCTCCTCGGCCGCCTGGCGGGCCAGGTCGCGCGCGTGGCCGCGGTACTCCGTGTGGGCCACGTCCAGCTTCAGATCGCTGCGCAGGGCGTGCGTCAGCACGTCCCGGGTCCGGGCGCTGGTGGTGGTGGCCTTCGGGTTCACGACCAGGAGTGCGCGCATGACGATCAGCCTACGGGTCGGTCCCGGAAGGGGTGCCGTTACCCTGCTGGGGTGACCGCAGAAACCACCGCCCCCGCGCCCGCCCGGCCCACCCCGCTGCTCGTCGGAGCCGCGATCACCGCCCTGGAGGGCGCCGCGCTGGCCGGCTGGGGCCTCTACGACCTGGTGGCCGGATTCTTCGGCGACTCCGCCGCGCTCGGCCGCACCGAGATGGGCGGGGCGGTGCTGCTCCTGATGGGGCTGTTCCCCCTGCTGGCGGGGCGCGCCCTGCTCAGGGCGCGCCGCTGGGGGCGCACGCCGGCGCTGCTCACCAACTCGATCTGCCTCCCGGTCGCCTACTACATGTGGCAGGCCGGCGGCGTCAGCGCCGCCGCGGGCGTCGTGGTCGCCCTGCTCGGCCTGACCGGCATCGTCGCGCTGCTGAACCCCAAGGTGACCGCGCTGCTCTACGGCACCACCGCCGGCTGAGCGGGACCGCTCCCGGGCGACGCGAAGACCCGCCCACTGCCGTGCCGTGGGCGGGTCTTCGCGTCGGTGCGCCGCTCCCGGTGCCCTACTCCTCGACGAGGAGCTTCTCGCGGAGCTGGGCCAGTGTCCTGGCCAGCAGCCGGGAGACGTGCATCTGGGAGATGCCGACCTCCGCCGCGATCTGCGACTGGGTCATGTTGCGGAAGAAGCGCAGCACCAGGATCTTCTGCTCGCGCGGCGGCAGTTGGGCGAGCAGCGGCTTGAGCGACTCCCGGTACTCGACGCCCTCCAGCGCCTCGTCGGTCGCGCCCAGGGTGTCCGCCACGGCAGGCGACTCGTCGTCGCTGTCCGGGACGTCCAGCGACAGCGTGGAGTACGCGTTGGCGGACTCCAGGCCCTCCAGCACGTCCTCCTCCGAGATGCCCAGGTGCTCGGCGAGCTCGTGCACCGTGGGGGAGCGCCCGTGCCGCTGGGACAGCTCGCTGGTCGCCGTGGTCAGCGACAGCCGCAGCTCCTGGAGCCGGCGCGGCACCCGCACCGCCCAGCCCTTGTCCCGGAAGTGGCGCTTGATCTCGCCGACGATGGTCGGCGTCGCGTACGTGGAGAACTCCACCCCGCGCTCGTGGTCGAAGCGGTCCACCGACTTGATCAGGCCGATGGTGGCAACCTGGGTCAGGTCGTCGAGCGGCTCGCCGCGGTTGCGGAAGCGGCGGGCCAGGTGCTCGACCAGCGGGATGTGCATCCGCACCAGCTGGTTCCGGATCTCCACCCGCTCCGGCGAGCCCTCGGGCAGCTGCGAGAGCCGCACGAACAGCGCGCGGGCCGCCTCCCGGTCCGGTGCCCCGGAGCGCTGCCCCTGGGCCGGCACGGTCGAGCGCACGGTCTCCGCGGCGGCCGCCGCCGGCCCGTCGTCCGCGGGCTCGGAGGCGGACGCCTCGGGCCGGTCGGGCTTCGGGTCGGTCGGCTGGCTCATCCGGTGGGAGTCCTTCGGGTGCGCTTCGTCAGGGGTGGCGGTGCGGGCAGCGCTCGCCTGGGGCGGTACGACAGCAACTGTGCGGTCCAGATCACTCACGGCGATCACCCGTTCCGTTCCGGGAGCACTTTCACTACGGCTGGGACGGCGCCCCGCCGCGCTTCTTGTGGAGGCTGATGGAGACCGTGTTGTCCTCGCCGACGGAGGAGTCGACCTCGCCGGCCAGCGCGGAGAGCACCGTCCAGGCGAAGGTGTCGCGCTCGGGAGCGCGGCCGTCGGTGGTCGGCGCCGAGACGGTGACCCGCAGGGAGTCGCCGACCAGGCGGAACTCGCAGCTCAGGATCGAGCCCGGCACCGCCTGCTGGAGCAGGATCGCGCAGGCCTCGTCCACCGCGATCCGGAGATCCTCGATCTCGTCCAGGGTGAAGTCCAACCGGGCCGCGAGACCGGCCGTGGCCGTTCGCAGCACGGAGAGGTAGGCCCCCGCAGCGGGCAGCCGGACCTCCACGAAGTCCTTCACTCCGGGCTCGCCGTCGATCTGGGACACCCTCACCTCCTGGGTGACGCGCGGTGCTTGCGGCCGGACGGCCTCGGCACTTCCTGTTGCTCGGTTCAACTGCTTGCCCCAACTGTCCAGAGGGGTGGTGCGGTACGTACCGGTCCATACCCACCCGGGACAGTCGGAACGCCGTGCATCCGCCCGAGACGTTACCGCGATCGACCGGCCTCTGTCGTGATCTCGGACGACGATCACGGGAACGAGCGAACGCGCGCGCCTCAGCGCGGGCGCGAACCCAGTTCGGTGAGCGCCTCGCCGGTCAGCCGGAACGTGGTCCACTCGTCCATGCCGACCGCGCCGAGCGACTTGTAGAAGTTGATCGACGGCTCGTTCCAGTCCAGCACCGACCACTCCATGCGGGCGTAGCCGCGCTCCACCGCGATCCGCGCCAGCTCGGTCAGCAGCGCCTTGCCGTGGCCGCCGCCGCGCGCCCCGGGCCGGACGTAGAGGTCCTCCAGGTAGATCCCGTGGGTGCCCTTCCAGGTGGAGAAGTTGCGGAACCACAGGGCGAAGCCCACCGGCTCGCCGGACGCGTCGTCCTCGGCGATCAGGCCGAAGACCGCGGGGTTCTCGCCGAACAGCGCCTCGCGCAGCTGCTCCTCGGTGGCCTTCGCCTCGGTGAGCGCCTTCTCGTAGTCGGCGAGCTCGCGGATCATCGAGCGGATGACGGGGACGTCGGTGACGGTCGCGGTGCGGATCATATGTGCGAGCGTACTCGCGGCCGGCGGCGACCCGGAAAGGGTTTGCCGCGGCGAAAGAGAAAAGCACCCGGCTCCGCGGTGTGCGGGCCGGGTGCTCGTCCGAGGGCCGGGGTCAGGCCTTCTTGGTCTCCCAGAAGATCGCGTCGATCTCGGCGATCAGGTCGAGCAGGGCCTGGCCGGTGGCCGGGTCCGTGGAGGCCTTGG from Kitasatospora terrestris includes the following:
- a CDS encoding PAS domain-containing sensor histidine kinase, producing the protein MPSLNELVRRHTTLTGADVEWLHLLVSEWQLLSDLSFADLVLWIPTWDGIRYVSVAQMRPNTGPTSYQDDMVGHLVPRGRRPLLDAAYDEGRIVREGDPEWREEVPVRVESIPVRREGKVLGVIARNTNLLTVRTPSRLELTYLQSASDLAQMIAAGTFPYPGAEQTDMDAAPRVGDGLIRLDADGVVTYASPNALSAYHRIGLTSDLVGSHLGRTTAELVPPSRAAVHEGLVKMASGWAPRQTEVEAQGGVVTLRTIPLKPKGTPTGSLVLCRDVTELRRRDRELMTKDATIREIHHRVKNNLQTVAALLRLQSRRMDSDSARAALDEAVRRVGSIAIVHETLSQGLDEAVAFDEIADRVLAMVMELSQDGRVATRRSGSFGILSAEVATPLAMILTELLQNALEHAFGPSAAGNLEVSALRGRAPATGKGWSDSWNGGARPEEYLLITVQDDGKGMPEDFDPQKAGNLGLQIVRTLATGELGGTFDMVAAPDGGTKVVLEIPVK
- a CDS encoding WhiB family transcriptional regulator, whose product is MDWRHRAVCREEDPELFFPIGNTGPALLQIEEAKAVCRRCPVMEQCLQWALETGQDAGVWGGMSEDERRAMKRRAARNRARTA
- a CDS encoding diacylglycerol/lipid kinase family protein; translation: MRALLVVNPKATTTSARTRDVLTHALRSDLKLDVAHTEYRGHARDLARQAAEEGQVDLVVALGGDGTVNEVVNGLLAHGPHDRVPRLAVVPGGSTNVFARALGLPNHPVEATGVLLDALDRRRERAIGLGKAMTEGLPDRWFTFTAGLGFDAGVVGRVEEQRKAGRRSTHALYVNQALRHFVTEREHRRSGPITLETPGEGAVPGMVLAIVSNTSPWTFLGNRPVFPSPSASFDTDLDVFGITRMTAFGTARTVRQILRAQTPGQAGAKPSGPTGKHVVSYHDVRHFTLVSQEPAPFQVDGDHLGDRSRVSFTGVRRALRVIV
- a CDS encoding RNA polymerase sigma factor SigF, which translates into the protein MSDLDRTVAVVPPQASAARTATPDEAHPKDSHRMSQPTDPKPDRPEASASEPADDGPAAAAAETVRSTVPAQGQRSGAPDREAARALFVRLSQLPEGSPERVEIRNQLVRMHIPLVEHLARRFRNRGEPLDDLTQVATIGLIKSVDRFDHERGVEFSTYATPTIVGEIKRHFRDKGWAVRVPRRLQELRLSLTTATSELSQRHGRSPTVHELAEHLGISEEDVLEGLESANAYSTLSLDVPDSDDESPAVADTLGATDEALEGVEYRESLKPLLAQLPPREQKILVLRFFRNMTQSQIAAEVGISQMHVSRLLARTLAQLREKLLVEE
- a CDS encoding anti-sigma regulatory factor, whose translation is MSQIDGEPGVKDFVEVRLPAAGAYLSVLRTATAGLAARLDFTLDEIEDLRIAVDEACAILLQQAVPGSILSCEFRLVGDSLRVTVSAPTTDGRAPERDTFAWTVLSALAGEVDSSVGEDNTVSISLHKKRGGAPSQP
- a CDS encoding GNAT family N-acetyltransferase, which produces MIRTATVTDVPVIRSMIRELADYEKALTEAKATEEQLREALFGENPAVFGLIAEDDASGEPVGFALWFRNFSTWKGTHGIYLEDLYVRPGARGGGHGKALLTELARIAVERGYARMEWSVLDWNEPSINFYKSLGAVGMDEWTTFRLTGEALTELGSRPR